ttgtcgatGACAAATATTTCTTTACGTGTGGTAGTTTTAACTAAGTTATCAGTTTCCATTAGTTTCTTTCCGATAGGTTTTTTTAGTTTGACACTTCCTCATGATTTCCTTtattttaaaatcgataaattgTTGCTTCCTCAACTTATGTCATAACTAAACAACAACCAACGATTTCCCGAACACTAATTTTTGGAGTTTTGTGAACTAACGCATCATGCACAATTTATTAGTGTTTTCTAGTTGAGAATAAGAACTTTTACTGACCAATTTGTGtggtttaaaagttaacgtgGTTGCCATCGTGGAATATAAATATCACATTACCCACAACATAACTAAcgtcaaatatttattttacaaattaaacCAAACACCTGATTATAAGCACCGATTCCACATAAATATCAAAACCCACTGACTTTAAATAACGGACTTTAAATCTCATTTTTATACCTGCATGTACCTAtactataattccactatttggaaaagtgatttcatcgtttgaaggcagaGAAGTGAGAAAAGACGTATGAAAATTACGTGGCGTAcgctcacttttatttcaacgttaattatattatattttttaaataatatttgttcgaaataggccacaatataaatttattcacaggtttttactgacgtttcggtCTATATATCCAAAggccgttttcaaagatatacacgacagtaacatttattttatttgtttattattatatatttatataatattatttatataatcttatattatttattttattttttttttctaaaaacggTCCCTGGAATAGAGATCAAAAcgttagtaaattaaacatttgaatatattttgtggcttattccctacattcccctaaaaatacagaatgccataaacagaaagctataattgatggattcgaccgctacttgatggaaattcattttatgtaacaataaaccactgaaaacattgttttcgaaacttccacaaaatgtattataatattttctcactacagctgtttcggcagagtgacTTTCTCAGTAATCTATTcttggtatgcatttacactttagagtctttaacgaaaccactttatagtctttaaccaacttaagacaaacagttctcccctcctcaacctatttagTAGTacctgtagtgataagattttataataaattttgtggaactttcgaaaacaaagttttcagtgttttattgttacaaaaagctataaaaaaacaaataaatttgcagaAAGTTTATTGATGCTACCCGGATGTCGCGGAAGTTACGGTAAAACGTCTATTGACGTGACCTGACCAGGTTCTAATTTTGTTAAGATTCTCTTCATTAAGCGTCGTCCcattcctgatggagcttttaatcctgtaaatCAGCCTTCTacaaatgcttcgcgtttaccttTGACATTGAAATCTTGCCAATCTTTTCCAACTGAACTAACCTttgttaatccaggtttcatccaaataaaatgttttccgttcaataatgcgaagtgtgcgtatttctttaaaatgttttcttttccacacaataatttatttttttttcaaataacacACTTTATCTGTTTTTATCGAAAGTTGATTTCGCTCATAGTTCTGATTAATATTCTTCGAGATATATTGGGTAAAAAGTATTTGTTTTCGAgcccttgagaaattttttcagtgttggaattttactccgaaaataaaatcatgtcatccaaaacaatgttttttctacgtctagttttacgttttacttgctttttattttccgatgtatttttaggcacatgataaatacagctaatggatacttttgttaaactgctacaattatcgaccgcttggctaatatttgatgccatttttctgcaTCATGCAATTCAATTCCTTCATATCGTATCACTACCTTCTCTTTTGACGTAAACATTTTGCTGTCTtatcttggaacaactcggttgttcgttcattatattttaataatcacagaatataattaaaaatttactataaaaaggCAAACTTCAATAACACCACAAACTTCAACCgcaaaaaatataatcacaaaagGCAACAGAAGCACTCCCGCCAGCACCGCCTATCTAAATGAACGTTTCTTGCTTTGGAAGGTGCGGTGGTATTACCGCTACGATGCTTTACAAATTCCCAAGCTGCCAAGTTTTTGAAACAGAATGGGAATGAAatgtatcaatttttattttataaacttaaatatgtagCAAAACTGAACaggtaaataaaatttatgtcgatACAATTTTGTGCTCAATTTTAATATTGCACGaactaatttttttgtaatttttatgtcggtaataatcgctgcgtcgaagaattcaggtttgtaagaccataactgctacttgtgaacaagaatcggATACACTGTACGGCATATTGTAGTTACGTctgctatagagaagcacaaataaatgtactaattatACCCTCTATGATTTCTGATGATAAAATGCAAattaaacgggtagttttcgagggccgctgagTACATTTAACATTTGGCGTTTAGACGAtaaaatcactcttccaaatagtggaattttacTATATAGGTTTTGTACCTTCCGTAATAACCTGGATTAACTTTAATTGTCTACAAATATGAGTTGTCTTCTTAGCAGCGTTATCTAACTGCCCCACGAACTACCTGGGCCCATTAATCCCAAGTACTTGCTGCCCCATCGCCGAGAAAGTTAGGGATTAGTGTTagtgtttaacttttaaatggAGAATCTAACGACTATGTTTAGCCAAAGAGGAGAATTTggctatttattattttttttaattaattaataattaatgaataaaaatattcaaaggcCCATGTCTCCAAAGATGgaaaaaagtgtacacaaaagaAGGTCAGGAAAATTACGTTATTCTTAAAAATGCATCGGTGGAGCATAATCATGCTCCAGATATCCACGTTGACCGGCAAATTTTTAGTAGTTCTACAAAGAGGAAAGCTGTAGAAGATATATGTGAAAGACCTTTAAATATTGTCTATAAGGAATTGAGGAAGGAAAAGTTCAGCAATTTACCACTGACGACGAAAGACATTTCTTGCGTTCTAAGAAATATCTATGCTGCCAGACGAAAATACACACCATCATTGAACAAGTCACAGGAAGAAGTTCTACAAGTGTTGatgaacttaaatttaaaaacaaatacaggtgaaaactttttattatctacgaaaaataaatctttcaatTATCATTCAATAATTACAACTATAACATTCAATTTATTACAGTGGAACataaatgggttttatacccattatgAAATGCTAAAACTTTTGATTAACGATATTACCCCGTTATCAGTTGTCTCCAAGAAACGAATTTCAAAGACCAATATTGCCacacatttaaaaatttttcaacattttaaaaaaatagaaacaagCAAGAAAAACCAAGTAGTGGAGTGGCCATTTGTGTTAAAAATACTCTTGAAGAACAAACGATTCCTCTAAAAACAGACATCGAAGCTGTAGCCGTCTCAGTTAAAGCTTCCCAATGCATTAATGTATGTTGCATCTATACTCCCATAAATACACTTCTCACCTTAACCGACTTAAAAACACTCATTTCACAAATACCTATGCCCAGGCTAACAGTAGGAGATTTCAATAGTCACAACCCAATGTGGGGCTcaacaaattttaatattaaaggtaGACTAATCGAAGACTTGTTAGCTGAAGAAAATTTAAACATTCTCAATGATGGAAGACCAACCAGATTTAATGTACATATTGATACAACATCGGCAATCGATCTATCGATTTGTGACCCAACTCTTTCAATGGCTCTTAATTGGGATCCACTACCCTTTTTATATGGGAGCGACCCATATTATTCAGCTATCTCTGAATACCAACCAGTCCGGAAATGGAACCAGAAAAACGCTAATTTAAACAAATATGCTGATGCCATAGAAACAGACATAGAATAACAAAAATCTAGTTTTAAAAATACTGATATAAATGAAACTCTCAACATTTTTACGAATATTAttacatacgcagcagaaacgcatataggaaaaactaaaatattaaggAAACACAGACCTCTACCATGGTGGAATACAGAATGTCAAAATGCAATCAAGCAATATAAAACATCTTTTAATATAATGAAAAAACATAGTGACATAACTAACATAACTGAATACAAAAAACAGAGAGCACATGCCCGttatataacaaaaaatactCGAAAAACCAACTGGAGGAAATTTGTCTCAAATATCAACAGTACAATACCTTTATCTACCGTCTGGTCCAATATTCGTAAAATATCAGGAAAAAACAAATTTCACCAAGTGCCTTTCATTACTCATAATACTAATATAAGCCTAACGAAACAACAAAAAGGAACAAAACCTTACGAAATAGTTGATGCTTCTGCTACATACTTCGAAAAAAACTCCACCAATAGCAACTATTTCAAAGAGTTTATACAACACAAAATCATCACAGAGAAACAACAGCACGATTGTGAAGATAGAGATAATAGTTCCTTCAATATTCCTTTAACCTTAGATGAACTTAACTTTGCCCTTAATACTACAAAAACTCTGCTCCTGGACCCAATAATATACTTTTAGTATTCTTGGAAAAACTGCCAGACAATGCTAAGTGTACTCTTCTAAAAATTTTCAATCAAATATGGTTAAATAATATCTTTCCAACTTCCTGGAGTGATTCAATAATTATACCTATTCTCAAAAATAACAATGTACGAACTAAAATTTCCTCATATAGACCCATCTCTTTCACCAATGTAATGTGCAAAGTCATGGAAAAAATCGTTAATAAAAGATTgttatggatatatatatatatatatatatatatatatatatatatatatatatatatatatatatatatatttagggattctacagtattcactgccttccctcgctcaaccgtttccatctctctctgttgttccattctccatcgtttagtcctctcttactcatggcgtcgtctacttcgttcctccaggattttcggggtcgtcctcttttcctccttcctatggggcttcattcggttattctttttatccatctgctgtcgctagctcttcttacatgtccataccactttagtcttttttgttctatatatgttagtatgtctgtttctattgatgttctttgctttatttcgtcattacttctcctatccattcttgttactctgcagcatcttcgcaggcattccatctctgttgctattatcttactgctgtttttcttgtttatgatccaattttcggccccatatgtcataatacttcgcactaatgttttataaatctgcgtttttgtcttcatatttaggtgtctatcccaccatactgagttaagttgtcggattgctgttcttgtttgtcctaatctttgtgtaatttcttcctctgttgttgcctttttcgtgattatgaaccccaggtatttgaatttatcctttcctttgattgttacgttgtcatcaatctgtagatcttctatgtcttcttcacttgtagataggtactctgttttcgcgaggttaatatctaggccagccttggtatattcttcttgtagtttcttcatcatgtagctgaggtcgtcttggtcttgtgcaatcactacttgatcgtctgcaaaacttaacgtatataggtattcgttccgtaccggtactcccatgccttcgcattttcttttccatgtagtcaaggctttctctaagtatattttgaatagggttggagatgtggaacaaccctgcaggagcccttttgttgtggtgaagtctcctatgattcttgttcccattttaatggacactttattttctttatacagagcttttgtagcttctatgagttccgtctgtatttctaatttgtacattgcctcccatagttctgaccttggtacagagtcatacgcctttctcagatccacaaatgccaagtgtatatctctattttttgcttttttcttttccaacagttgttccagtgtgtatatgtggtctatgcatgatcttcctgccgtgaagcctgcctgatcctccccgattttgccttttatcgcttgctctatcttttctcgcagtatcttcccatataatcttcctattgatgatattacgcttattcctctgtagttttcgcatcgttttctatctcctttcttaaatatagatgtcatatatgccgccgtccattcctttgggagctgttctccatttatggctttctgaaatatccattgtatcatccggtgtaatttttttgatccgtattttataagctcaggtgagatgcctccaggtcccggtgctttcttatttttgattgcttttatggccgttctcatttccctatctgttatttctatttcttgttgtgggaatctgcttcgtcttcgcctgttttcttttccaatgaattgtggtctttgttctgttttTAGTTCCTtatagtagtccttccattctttgtcctgtatatttcccaatttagttttttcttttgagttgtATTGTTATGGATATTAGAAGAAAATCACCTCCTGGTTAACGAGCAAAGTAAATTTCGACAAAATCGAACTACTACTGATAACCTCTTAATTTAGAATCCGATATTCTTGAATCTTTCGCGAACAAGCAGGAAACTATTGCAGTATTCATAGACAttacaaaagcatttgacacagcaTGGCGTTATATTATCAGATCATTACACACTTCAAATATTAGAGGTAATATCatcaattttatttcaaattttcttaaaCAACGCAATTT
The genomic region above belongs to Diabrotica undecimpunctata isolate CICGRU chromosome 8, icDiaUnde3, whole genome shotgun sequence and contains:
- the LOC140449004 gene encoding uncharacterized protein, which gives rise to MRDEAGLHIRFQDFLDGNKQEKPSSGVAICVKNTLEEQTIPLKTDIEAVAVSVKASQCINVCCIYTPINTLLTLTDLKTLISQIPMPRLTVGDFNSHNPMWGSTNFNIKGRLIEDLLAEENLNILNDGRPTRFNVHIDTTSAIDLSICDPTLSMALNWDPLPFLYGSDPYYSAISEYQPVRKWNQKNANLNKYADAIETDIE